A genomic window from Sorex araneus isolate mSorAra2 chromosome 2, mSorAra2.pri, whole genome shotgun sequence includes:
- the MBD3L1 gene encoding methyl-CpG-binding domain protein 3-like 1, with product MVKPLQRKSRDDENQSKPKLALSISIPLRMSNYMFKRPVTRITSHPGNQVRYHHWEETLDKPQQVWWQERLQGLQACSSTGEPLSTVDLIKALQTFAPTYAGEFLPSVLAGDLDSSPMSTPAQSPDLADVVSESGLEIPHHLCRPFLVTEEDIRKQERKVKMARERLAIAMIADSLANEAEKMSQGEPGKHSGKKRRQCR from the coding sequence ATGGTCAAGCCATTACAAAGGAAGTCTCGTGATGATGAAAACCAATCCAAGCCAAAGCTTGCCTTGAGCATCTCCATTCCTCTGCGGATGTCCAATTACATGTTCAAGAGGCCAGTTACTAGAATCACATCCCATCCTGGCAATCAGGTGAGATACCATCATTGGGAGGAAACCTTGGACAAGCCACAACAGGTCTGGTGGCAGGAGAGACTGCAAGGACTCCAGGCTTGTAGCAGCACAGGAGAGCCCTTAAGTACTGTGGATCTCATCAAAGCATTGCAAACGTTTGCACCTACTTATGCAGGTGAATTCCTGCCAAGTGTACTAGCAGGTGATCTggactccagccccatgtcaacCCCTGCCCAGTCTCCAGATCTGGCAGACGTGGTCTCGGAATCCGGTCTAGAAATCCCACACCATCTCTGCAGACCATTTCTGGTGACTGAGGAAGACATCAGGAAACAGGAAAGGAAGGTGAAGATGGCGAGAGAGAGACTGGCAATTGCAATGATTGCAGATAGTTTGGCGAATGAGGCAGAGAAGATGAGCCAAGGAGAACCAGGAAAACACTctggaaaaaagagaagacaatGCAGATGA